A genomic segment from Pseudoalteromonas nigrifaciens encodes:
- a CDS encoding S24 family peptidase, which produces MIGAMQQQLDFIAYIQRMLVEGDFSATYKFALLHAIADVCVEQPLLSDQSELVIELPTLADKLITLYWHHAMPFPSEHTGESALLLQNTGAQSKVISVLFECQQNNIRNLRQLKQSSFYKPTFNAAMATLKSGPLWRLQILAKQEECFLYPHTKNTKFITLNAGIASCFRRFYDLVVYLAKNAWLQKIQSIKYNQTLIGPQSQLHDFLFGFDRNALTKAKPVLVELQSNSCFYCQKPMKNDIEVDHFIPFARYANDLGHNFVAAHRTCNNNKRDFLAAQQHRERWQNQNLVVNSQIISNELSAYFHCDADKSLAVSNWAYQVAQANNAKLWLGNKDHFEQAKPTADIVAFPQAKQTELNQVAEPVISLKSTDNALKLPYFPNIKIACGHFKTGDESDMELMDAPLGAGKLDPQVHFLAHASGNSMNGGKNPINDGDLLLLELITSDKAGSLRGQIVAIERDDIGGDGQYLLRKVNKLPNGQYELIAQNPDYEVMIADESMRTFARFKQVVAE; this is translated from the coding sequence ATGATTGGAGCAATGCAGCAACAGCTCGACTTTATTGCGTATATTCAACGAATGTTAGTTGAAGGGGACTTTAGCGCAACTTATAAGTTTGCCCTGCTGCATGCTATTGCCGATGTATGTGTAGAACAGCCGTTATTGTCAGATCAAAGTGAGTTAGTAATAGAGTTACCTACACTTGCCGATAAATTAATTACCTTATATTGGCATCATGCAATGCCGTTTCCGTCAGAACATACCGGTGAAAGCGCTCTGCTTTTGCAAAACACAGGCGCGCAATCAAAAGTAATTAGCGTATTGTTTGAATGCCAACAAAACAATATTCGTAATTTACGCCAGCTAAAGCAAAGTTCATTTTACAAACCAACATTTAACGCTGCTATGGCAACATTAAAAAGTGGTCCGCTTTGGCGATTACAAATACTTGCCAAACAAGAAGAATGCTTTTTATACCCACACACTAAAAACACTAAATTCATTACCTTAAACGCAGGTATCGCCAGTTGCTTTAGACGTTTTTATGATTTAGTCGTGTACTTAGCTAAAAATGCGTGGCTGCAAAAAATTCAAAGTATAAAGTACAACCAAACACTTATTGGCCCGCAAAGCCAACTGCATGATTTTTTATTTGGCTTTGACCGTAACGCACTCACAAAAGCAAAACCTGTGTTAGTAGAGCTGCAATCAAACTCATGCTTTTATTGCCAAAAGCCAATGAAAAACGATATTGAGGTCGACCACTTTATACCGTTTGCCCGTTACGCAAACGATCTAGGCCATAACTTTGTAGCAGCGCATCGCACATGTAATAACAATAAGCGCGACTTTTTAGCTGCGCAACAGCATCGCGAGCGCTGGCAAAATCAAAACTTGGTTGTTAACAGCCAAATTATTAGTAATGAGCTAAGTGCGTATTTTCACTGCGATGCAGATAAGTCACTCGCAGTAAGCAATTGGGCGTATCAGGTGGCACAAGCCAACAACGCTAAATTATGGCTTGGAAATAAAGACCATTTTGAGCAAGCAAAACCAACCGCCGATATAGTGGCTTTCCCGCAAGCAAAACAAACAGAGTTAAATCAAGTTGCAGAGCCTGTTATTAGCTTAAAATCAACTGATAATGCATTAAAGCTGCCGTATTTCCCCAATATAAAAATTGCTTGTGGGCATTTTAAAACAGGGGATGAGAGCGACATGGAATTAATGGATGCGCCACTTGGTGCAGGCAAGCTCGATCCGCAAGTACACTTTTTAGCGCATGCATCGGGTAACTCAATGAATGGTGGTAAAAATCCGATTAACGATGGCGATTTACTGTTACTTGAGCTTATAACCTCCGATAAAGCCGGATCGCTACGCGGCCAAATTGTCGCGATAGAGCGAGATGATATAGGTGGAGATGGCCAGTATTTACTGCGCAAAGTTAATAAATTACCAAATGGGCAATATGAGTTAATCGCTCAAAACCCAGATTACGAAGTAATGATTGCAGATGAAAGCATGCGAACATTTGCGCGGTTTAAACAAGTGGTTGCAGAGTAG